A window of Longispora fulva contains these coding sequences:
- a CDS encoding EF-hand domain-containing protein, with amino-acid sequence MTSELLIEKLNRGFAQLDVNGNGQIDRDDVLGLGSRILLGFGESPTSAKGIQVLDSYDALWEQLTAHADADGDGVISPQEYRDGMTGAFVHGDKLDSVFQPAAEAVMRIADTDGDGTIDREEFETLLRAFGTDGADIDAAFAALDTDGSGQLTVDEMVAAAREYFTSEDPAAPGNLLFGQL; translated from the coding sequence ATGACTAGTGAACTTCTGATCGAGAAGCTGAACCGGGGCTTCGCCCAGCTCGACGTGAACGGCAACGGCCAGATCGACCGCGACGACGTGCTCGGGCTGGGCTCCCGCATCCTGCTGGGCTTCGGGGAGTCGCCGACCTCCGCGAAGGGCATCCAGGTGCTCGACAGCTACGACGCGCTGTGGGAGCAGCTCACCGCGCACGCCGACGCGGACGGCGACGGCGTGATCTCCCCCCAGGAGTACCGGGACGGCATGACTGGTGCGTTCGTGCACGGCGACAAGCTTGACTCGGTGTTCCAGCCCGCCGCCGAGGCCGTCATGCGCATCGCCGACACGGACGGCGACGGGACGATCGACCGCGAGGAGTTCGAGACGCTGCTGCGCGCGTTCGGGACGGACGGCGCCGATATCGACGCGGCGTTCGCCGCGCTCGACACCGACGGTTCCGGACAGCTCACCGTCGACGAGATGGTCGCGGCAGCCCGCGAGTACTTCACCAGCGAGGACCCGGCTGCTCCAGGCAACCTGCTCTTCGGCCAGCTGTGA
- a CDS encoding PASTA domain-containing protein — protein MRIDEELFAVPHVSGLSVLEAHEALQAEHLNAMDEGTASDSFVGTVVASSPPEGDQLVANSFVTLFVSTGHGPTGMVPIVAGLDLAGATAALDFEGYVAIPKDQESFTVPSGEVIGTVPRAGTSLFPGALVTVIVAVTPLPPDPPRKPPVFIGPDG, from the coding sequence ATGCGTATCGACGAGGAGCTGTTCGCCGTACCGCACGTATCCGGGTTGAGCGTGTTGGAGGCGCATGAGGCGTTGCAGGCCGAGCACCTCAACGCCATGGATGAGGGGACGGCGTCCGACTCGTTCGTCGGCACCGTGGTCGCCAGTTCGCCGCCTGAAGGGGACCAGTTGGTGGCGAACAGTTTCGTGACCCTGTTCGTCTCCACCGGACACGGACCGACCGGGATGGTGCCGATCGTCGCCGGACTCGACCTCGCCGGCGCCACCGCGGCGCTGGATTTCGAGGGGTACGTCGCGATCCCCAAGGATCAGGAGTCGTTCACCGTGCCGTCCGGAGAGGTGATCGGCACTGTGCCCCGGGCCGGGACCTCGCTGTTCCCCGGTGCGCTGGTCACCGTGATCGTGGCCGTCACCCCGCTGCCACCGGACCCGCCGAGGAAGCCGCCGGTGTTCATCGGCCCGGACGGCTGA
- a CDS encoding peptidase inhibitor family I36 protein — MKTRVLAVALVVAAAIIAAPTAAQAKPTCASGTVCTYSAYNFTGTRTVTTVNSSTRNRCLTLTVRSIDNASSRPVRTYSGANCSAGDNLVNPGQSKATTAINSIWIT; from the coding sequence ATGAAAACACGCGTTCTCGCCGTGGCGCTCGTCGTCGCCGCGGCCATCATCGCCGCACCCACCGCCGCCCAGGCCAAGCCGACCTGCGCCTCCGGCACGGTCTGCACCTACAGTGCCTACAACTTCACGGGCACCAGGACCGTCACCACCGTCAACAGCTCCACCAGGAACCGGTGCCTGACGCTCACCGTCCGGTCCATCGACAACGCCAGCAGCCGACCCGTTCGGACCTACTCGGGCGCGAACTGCTCTGCCGGCGACAACCTGGTGAACCCCGGGCAGTCGAAGGCGACGACCGCCATCAACAGCATCTGGATCACCTGA
- the rph gene encoding rifamycin-inactivating phosphotransferase — MIERYVVGLHEVDETRVAVAGGKGAHLGGLSRIDGVRVPAGFCVTTAAFLRIMAEVPSIDDRLDQLSRLNPDDRESIRTLSARIRQTIEGVAVPGDLATAVTDALARLGDQAAYAVRSSATAEDLPTASFAGQQDTYLNVVGSAAILRHVSRCWASLFTERAVTYRLRNGFDHRKVHMAVVVQRMVFPDAAGILFTADPVTGNRKTATVDASFGLGEALVSGLVNPDVFTVRDGEVVARAVATKQLAIHALPEGGTREAVIDPRRQRQPALTDPQVVRLVELGRRIEAHFDRPQDIEWCMVDDDFQIVQSRPITTLFPVPETGDRDNRVYLSVGHQQMMTDAMKPLSISVWRLTAMAPMLEAGGRLFVDATARLTSRAGRAAFLDLAGRGDPLIRDALETVVERGGFLPTLPDPGTGGPPVRGAAAPIETDPAIVAELTERSRTSIAALRRDIATVTGPALFDFLLEAFAEHKRVLTDPLSIQVIMAGMEATWWLNDQLGEWLGEKNAADALTLSAPGNVTSEMGLALLDVADVIRRHPEVVAFLRGVDGDGFLDELPKIVGGTEARDAIEAYLDLYGMRCAGEIDITRPRWSERPTMLVSVILDNVRLFEPGAARRRFEQGRQEAEKKAREVLKHLRTLPDGEHKAAETQRMIDRVRTFIGYREFPKYDIVSRYLVYKQALLEEAGRLERAGVLADREDVFYLTFGEFQDVARSNKADYQLIQQRKDAFRSYQALTPPRVLTSDGEALSGSYRRDDVPTGALIGLPVSAGTVEGRARVILDMAHADLEPGDILVTAYTDPSWTPLFVAIAGLVTEVGGLMTHGAVIAREYGLPAVVGVADATRFIPDGQRIRVHGGDGYVEILP; from the coding sequence GTGATCGAGCGGTACGTGGTGGGACTTCACGAGGTGGACGAGACGCGGGTCGCGGTCGCGGGAGGCAAGGGAGCGCACCTGGGCGGGCTGTCGCGGATCGACGGCGTCCGCGTGCCGGCGGGGTTCTGCGTGACGACAGCAGCCTTCCTGCGGATCATGGCGGAGGTACCGTCGATCGACGACCGCCTCGATCAGCTGTCGCGGCTGAACCCGGATGACCGGGAGTCGATCCGCACACTCAGCGCGCGGATCCGCCAGACCATCGAAGGGGTCGCCGTCCCGGGAGACCTGGCGACGGCGGTCACCGACGCGCTCGCACGGCTCGGCGATCAGGCCGCGTACGCCGTGCGGTCCAGCGCGACGGCGGAGGACCTGCCGACGGCATCCTTCGCCGGCCAGCAGGACACGTACCTGAATGTCGTGGGGTCGGCTGCGATCCTCCGGCACGTCAGCCGGTGCTGGGCGTCGCTGTTCACGGAGCGGGCCGTGACCTACCGCCTGCGCAACGGCTTCGACCACCGGAAGGTCCACATGGCCGTGGTCGTGCAGCGGATGGTCTTCCCGGACGCGGCCGGCATCCTGTTCACGGCCGACCCGGTCACGGGAAACCGGAAGACCGCCACCGTGGACGCCAGCTTCGGCCTCGGCGAGGCCCTGGTCTCCGGCCTGGTCAACCCGGACGTGTTCACCGTGCGCGACGGCGAGGTCGTCGCCAGGGCTGTAGCCACCAAGCAGCTCGCCATCCATGCCCTGCCGGAGGGCGGCACCCGGGAAGCGGTTATCGACCCGCGGCGGCAGCGGCAGCCCGCGCTGACGGATCCGCAGGTCGTGCGGCTCGTGGAACTCGGGCGGCGGATCGAAGCCCACTTCGACCGCCCACAGGACATCGAATGGTGCATGGTCGACGACGACTTCCAGATCGTGCAGAGCCGGCCGATCACCACCCTGTTCCCCGTCCCCGAGACCGGCGACCGGGACAACCGCGTCTACCTGTCCGTCGGCCACCAGCAGATGATGACCGACGCCATGAAACCGCTGAGCATCTCCGTGTGGCGGCTGACGGCCATGGCCCCGATGCTGGAGGCCGGCGGGCGGCTGTTCGTCGACGCCACAGCGCGCCTGACCTCGCGGGCGGGCCGCGCCGCTTTCCTGGACCTCGCGGGCAGGGGCGATCCGCTGATCAGGGACGCGCTGGAGACCGTCGTCGAACGCGGCGGCTTCCTCCCGACGCTGCCCGACCCGGGAACCGGCGGGCCACCGGTCCGCGGCGCGGCAGCCCCGATCGAGACTGATCCGGCCATCGTCGCCGAGCTGACCGAACGCAGCCGGACGTCCATCGCCGCTCTTCGGCGTGACATCGCGACGGTGACCGGTCCAGCGCTGTTCGATTTCCTGCTGGAGGCCTTCGCCGAGCACAAGCGGGTCCTCACCGACCCGCTCAGCATTCAGGTGATCATGGCGGGCATGGAGGCCACCTGGTGGCTCAACGACCAGCTGGGGGAATGGCTGGGAGAGAAGAACGCCGCCGACGCCCTCACGCTGTCCGCGCCCGGCAACGTCACGTCGGAGATGGGACTGGCGCTGCTCGACGTCGCCGACGTGATCCGGCGGCATCCGGAGGTGGTGGCGTTCCTCCGGGGCGTCGACGGCGACGGCTTCCTCGACGAACTGCCGAAGATCGTCGGCGGGACCGAGGCGCGCGACGCCATCGAGGCATACCTCGACCTGTACGGCATGCGGTGCGCCGGCGAGATCGACATCACCCGGCCACGGTGGAGCGAGCGCCCGACAATGCTCGTGTCCGTGATCCTCGACAACGTGAGGCTCTTCGAGCCCGGCGCCGCCCGACGGCGCTTCGAACAGGGACGGCAGGAGGCGGAGAAGAAGGCGCGGGAGGTGCTCAAACACCTACGGACCCTGCCGGACGGTGAGCACAAGGCCGCCGAGACCCAGCGGATGATCGACCGGGTCCGGACCTTCATCGGGTACCGGGAGTTCCCGAAGTACGACATCGTCAGCCGCTACCTCGTCTACAAGCAGGCCCTGCTCGAGGAGGCCGGGCGGCTTGAGCGGGCCGGCGTGCTTGCAGACAGGGAGGACGTCTTCTACCTCACGTTCGGCGAGTTCCAGGACGTCGCGCGCTCGAACAAGGCGGACTACCAGCTCATCCAGCAGCGCAAGGACGCGTTCCGGTCGTACCAGGCGCTCACGCCGCCCCGGGTGCTGACCTCCGACGGCGAGGCCCTCTCCGGGTCGTACCGGCGCGACGACGTGCCGACCGGTGCCCTGATCGGCCTACCGGTCTCGGCTGGGACCGTCGAAGGGCGCGCCCGCGTCATCCTGGACATGGCCCATGCGGATCTCGAACCGGGTGACATCCTCGTCACGGCGTACACGGACCCGAGCTGGACGCCCCTCTTCGTCGCGATCGCGGGGCTGGTGACGGAGGTGGGAGGACTGATGACACACGGCGCGGTCATCGCGCGGGAGTACGGCCTGCCGGCTGTCGTCGGCGTGGCGGACGCAACCCGGTTTATCCCCGACGGGCAGCGGATCCGCGTGCACGGAGGCGACGGGTACGTCGAGATCCTGCCCTGA
- a CDS encoding NUDIX domain-containing protein yields the protein MNGPTTDAGRGDLSRTIAAITPCDPAERAHIDDVLAWIGSGADLFRLAKPATPPKHLVAYFQVIDPDTGQLLLGEHRKAGLLLPNGGHVEPGETLWDTVARECREELRIRAEPSPEFGTAPVFVSVTSTRGPGEHVDVSVWHVVHAHRTDVSYFDADEFTAMRWLTPQEILAMPTDGLDPCQHRFVRKLATAAAPGAAR from the coding sequence GTGAACGGCCCCACCACCGACGCCGGCCGGGGCGACCTGTCACGGACCATCGCGGCCATCACCCCGTGCGACCCGGCCGAGCGGGCCCACATCGACGACGTCCTCGCCTGGATCGGCAGCGGCGCGGACCTGTTCCGCCTGGCCAAACCGGCCACTCCCCCGAAGCACCTGGTCGCCTACTTCCAGGTCATCGACCCCGACACCGGCCAGCTGCTGCTCGGGGAACACCGCAAGGCCGGGCTGCTGCTACCCAACGGCGGACACGTCGAGCCCGGCGAGACACTGTGGGACACGGTGGCGCGCGAGTGCCGGGAGGAACTACGGATACGCGCAGAGCCATCACCGGAGTTCGGGACCGCACCGGTGTTCGTGTCGGTGACCAGCACCCGCGGCCCGGGTGAGCATGTCGACGTGTCCGTCTGGCACGTCGTCCACGCCCACCGCACGGACGTCAGCTACTTCGACGCCGACGAGTTCACCGCGATGCGGTGGCTGACACCGCAGGAGATCCTGGCGATGCCGACCGACGGCCTGGATCCCTGCCAGCACCGCTTCGTCCGCAAACTCGCGACAGCGGCCGCCCCGGGAGCAGCGCGATGA
- a CDS encoding GNAT family N-acetyltransferase has protein sequence MNDQQGVRVEGPRVMLRELHPGDLEAIHAYARLPAVSRHTHWDTHPDLTVTTAILNSWLAETWASPRTVFNLAVDLNDSLVGVVRLAVISAAHRRGEFGYALHPDTWGQGLGTETARLLVGFGFGTLGLHRMEACCHPYNHGSRRVLEKTGLRYEGRIRDHMLVGGTWRDSLSYAILSTDQPAGNVPALV, from the coding sequence ATGAACGATCAGCAAGGCGTGCGCGTCGAAGGCCCACGGGTCATGCTCCGCGAGCTACATCCCGGCGATCTGGAGGCGATTCACGCCTACGCCCGGCTGCCGGCCGTCTCCCGCCACACCCACTGGGACACCCACCCGGACCTCACCGTCACCACCGCCATCCTCAACAGTTGGCTGGCCGAGACGTGGGCCTCGCCCCGCACAGTCTTCAACCTGGCCGTCGACCTCAACGACTCCTTGGTCGGAGTCGTGCGACTGGCGGTGATCAGCGCCGCGCACCGCCGGGGCGAATTCGGCTACGCCCTGCACCCCGACACCTGGGGCCAGGGCCTGGGCACCGAAACCGCCCGACTCCTGGTCGGATTCGGCTTCGGCACGCTCGGCCTGCACCGGATGGAGGCATGCTGCCACCCCTACAACCACGGATCACGACGGGTACTGGAGAAGACCGGGCTGAGGTACGAAGGCCGCATCCGCGACCACATGCTCGTCGGCGGGACCTGGCGCGACTCGCTCAGCTACGCCATCCTGTCCACCGACCAGCCGGCCGGGAACGTCCCCGCGCTTGTGTAG
- a CDS encoding MBL fold metallo-hydrolase, with product MLNQVADGVWVRQSAWVWSNAIVVRAADGLILVDPGIHGSELDELADEVDRLGVPVVAGFSTHPHWDHLLWHPRFGDVPRYATAACAHAAGEGRERGRRMAAESASGIPLELLGLVTALPADGGGMPGEIVEHEAHAIGHAAVWLADRGVLLAGDMLSDVLVPMLDPRRPDQVGVYEAALDRLGDIAGQVDVVVPGHGTVAQGSEVAARLAADRAYIDALRRGEEPVDARWGPRG from the coding sequence ATGCTGAATCAGGTGGCCGACGGCGTGTGGGTGCGCCAGAGCGCGTGGGTCTGGAGCAACGCCATCGTGGTGCGCGCGGCGGACGGGTTGATCCTGGTCGACCCCGGCATCCATGGTTCCGAACTCGACGAGCTCGCCGATGAGGTCGACCGGCTCGGCGTTCCGGTGGTCGCCGGGTTCTCCACGCATCCCCACTGGGACCACCTGCTGTGGCATCCCCGGTTCGGTGACGTGCCGCGCTACGCCACCGCCGCCTGCGCCCACGCCGCCGGTGAAGGTCGGGAGCGGGGACGGCGGATGGCGGCGGAGAGCGCGTCAGGTATCCCGCTGGAGTTGCTCGGGCTCGTCACCGCGTTGCCCGCGGACGGCGGAGGGATGCCGGGGGAGATCGTGGAACATGAGGCGCACGCGATCGGCCACGCCGCGGTCTGGCTCGCCGACCGTGGCGTTCTGCTCGCCGGAGACATGCTCTCCGATGTCCTGGTCCCGATGCTGGACCCTCGCCGACCCGATCAGGTGGGCGTCTACGAGGCCGCGCTCGATCGGCTGGGTGACATCGCCGGGCAGGTCGATGTCGTGGTGCCCGGCCACGGCACCGTTGCCCAGGGTTCCGAGGTCGCGGCCCGCCTCGCGGCGGATCGTGCGTACATCGACGCGCTACGGCGAGGGGAGGAACCGGTCGACGCGCGTTGGGGCCCACGCGGGTAG
- a CDS encoding YciI family protein, with protein MRYLVSVIDDKSSPGSTDRQPAISAFNERLIAGGYWVFAGGLADTDAATVVDNRGEEAVFTDGPFVESKEYLAGVWVWEAPDLDVALKLATEASKVCDRKIEVRPFL; from the coding sequence ATGCGGTACCTGGTTTCCGTGATCGACGACAAGAGCAGTCCCGGCAGCACGGACAGGCAACCTGCCATCAGCGCGTTCAACGAACGACTGATCGCCGGCGGCTACTGGGTCTTCGCGGGCGGACTCGCGGACACCGACGCGGCCACGGTCGTCGACAACCGGGGCGAGGAGGCGGTGTTCACCGACGGGCCCTTCGTGGAGTCCAAGGAGTACCTCGCCGGCGTCTGGGTGTGGGAGGCCCCCGATCTGGACGTGGCGCTCAAGCTGGCCACCGAGGCGTCAAAGGTCTGCGACCGGAAGATCGAGGTGCGTCCGTTCCTGTGA
- a CDS encoding dihydrofolate reductase family protein yields MKLTTMTQVTIDGVMQGNGGTLEEDRRTGFERGGWARGAGDDDTRTFITRTYQRAEAFLFGRRTYELFADSWGSTDPMSTHPIGVALNEAPKYVASTTLTAPRWKDTTLLRGDLAAAIGELKAKPGGELQVHGSGVLTRWLLENELVDEMTLIVVPVILGQGARLFPETGPDIALDLVESRVDSKGVMTQVYRPAGRPRYATA; encoded by the coding sequence ATGAAGCTGACGACCATGACCCAGGTCACCATCGATGGAGTGATGCAGGGAAACGGCGGCACGTTGGAGGAGGACCGCAGGACCGGGTTCGAGCGCGGCGGATGGGCCAGGGGAGCGGGGGACGACGACACCAGGACGTTCATCACGCGGACCTACCAGCGCGCCGAGGCGTTCCTGTTCGGCCGGCGCACCTACGAGTTGTTCGCCGACTCCTGGGGATCGACAGACCCGATGAGTACACATCCCATCGGGGTTGCCTTGAACGAGGCCCCCAAGTACGTCGCCTCGACCACGCTCACCGCGCCCCGGTGGAAGGACACGACCCTGCTGCGCGGTGACCTCGCGGCGGCCATCGGCGAACTGAAGGCCAAGCCAGGGGGTGAACTGCAGGTACACGGAAGTGGCGTCCTGACCCGGTGGCTGCTGGAGAATGAGCTGGTCGACGAGATGACTCTGATCGTGGTCCCGGTGATCCTCGGCCAGGGCGCGAGACTGTTCCCGGAGACCGGTCCGGACATCGCGCTCGACCTGGTCGAGTCGCGGGTCGACTCGAAGGGCGTGATGACCCAGGTCTACCGGCCGGCAGGGCGCCCGCGGTACGCGACGGCCTGA
- a CDS encoding 2'-5' RNA ligase family protein has protein sequence MTTPGTSKYPPGQTALIAKIPEAEPLVGHWRSQLDSVASDGVPAHVTILYPFLDHDRLDDTVIGQLGTLIGAHPAFHVRFQRCGRFPGVLYLAPSPDQPFRALTDAVAERWPEAPPYEGQFTEITPHLTVAHQQESQLLDRVEAELADTLPMAAHVHEIHLLVSDGSRWREDRTFALRGHI, from the coding sequence ATGACGACCCCAGGGACAAGCAAGTATCCACCGGGCCAGACCGCGCTGATCGCGAAGATCCCCGAAGCCGAACCGCTCGTCGGCCACTGGCGCTCCCAGCTGGACTCCGTCGCCAGCGACGGAGTTCCCGCACACGTGACGATCCTCTACCCGTTCCTCGACCACGACCGCCTCGATGACACGGTGATCGGCCAACTCGGCACACTCATCGGCGCCCATCCCGCGTTCCACGTCCGGTTCCAGCGGTGCGGCAGGTTCCCCGGCGTGCTCTACCTCGCGCCATCCCCTGATCAGCCGTTCCGGGCACTGACCGATGCGGTCGCAGAACGATGGCCCGAGGCCCCACCCTACGAGGGCCAGTTCACCGAGATCACCCCGCACCTCACCGTCGCCCACCAGCAGGAATCCCAGCTCCTCGACCGCGTCGAGGCCGAGCTGGCCGACACGTTGCCCATGGCCGCTCACGTCCACGAGATCCACCTGCTGGTGAGCGACGGGAGCCGGTGGCGCGAAGACCGAACCTTCGCACTGCGGGGCCACATCTGA
- a CDS encoding cytidylate kinase family protein — translation MDQGTRAEMLGRLAGAVGSVTVAHPTRVAIDGAPAAGKTTLADELAVLVREQGRDVIRATIDDFLFPRAQRYPRGEYSAEGCYFDTHDHEALNRVLLDPLGPGGNRRVQHMVYDRTTDTASSPPVTTAPDNAVLIFDGVFLMRPELVDRWDLRIFVSTALEKTVDRALVRDSAVSSRAEVERRWRERYIPSQQFYFATVHPTRHADIIVYNDEPQLPTWETR, via the coding sequence ATGGATCAGGGCACCCGCGCCGAGATGCTCGGCCGCCTGGCCGGGGCGGTCGGATCCGTCACGGTCGCGCACCCGACGCGGGTCGCCATCGACGGAGCGCCCGCCGCCGGCAAGACCACCCTCGCCGACGAACTGGCTGTCCTTGTGCGCGAACAGGGCCGCGATGTCATCCGCGCGACGATCGACGATTTCCTGTTCCCCCGGGCACAGCGCTATCCGCGCGGCGAGTACTCGGCCGAAGGCTGCTATTTCGACACCCACGACCATGAAGCGCTGAACCGGGTTCTGCTCGATCCGCTCGGTCCGGGCGGGAATCGCCGCGTCCAACACATGGTCTACGACCGAACCACGGATACCGCATCGTCCCCGCCGGTCACGACCGCCCCGGACAACGCCGTGCTGATCTTCGACGGCGTCTTCCTCATGCGCCCGGAACTGGTGGATCGGTGGGACCTGCGCATCTTCGTGTCGACGGCACTCGAGAAGACCGTGGATCGCGCCCTGGTCCGAGACAGCGCGGTGTCATCTCGGGCCGAGGTCGAGCGGCGCTGGCGCGAGCGCTACATCCCCTCCCAGCAGTTCTACTTCGCCACGGTCCACCCGACCCGGCACGCCGACATCATCGTGTACAACGACGAACCACAGCTGCCGACCTGGGAGACCCGATGA
- a CDS encoding dihydrofolate reductase family protein, with protein sequence MTATYTFDIFSTLDGFANHEGDWGGYWGKQGPEFLAHRAALYREPLRMVLGAKTYSSNAPFLAAGSDRGEFDEWITRMFDSPVTVLSNGPTEPLDWPGTTIESGDPVDVVARLKAESGVQLRSHGSLILNRALLNAGLIDTIEVTVFPVISGKTGVDRIFDGADDFDLELLEARTFDGHTQVLTYRPTRHG encoded by the coding sequence ATGACTGCCACCTACACTTTCGACATCTTCTCCACGCTCGACGGCTTCGCCAACCACGAAGGCGACTGGGGCGGCTACTGGGGCAAGCAGGGCCCGGAATTCCTCGCGCATCGCGCCGCCCTCTACCGCGAGCCGCTGCGCATGGTGCTCGGGGCCAAGACCTACTCGTCGAACGCGCCGTTCCTCGCCGCCGGCTCGGACCGCGGCGAGTTCGACGAGTGGATCACGCGCATGTTCGACTCCCCGGTCACGGTGCTGTCCAACGGGCCGACCGAGCCGCTCGACTGGCCGGGCACGACCATCGAGTCCGGCGATCCTGTCGACGTGGTCGCGCGCCTGAAGGCCGAATCCGGCGTGCAGCTGCGCTCCCACGGAAGCCTGATACTCAACCGGGCGCTGCTGAACGCCGGCCTGATCGACACCATCGAGGTGACGGTCTTCCCCGTGATCTCCGGGAAGACCGGCGTGGACCGGATCTTCGACGGTGCCGACGACTTCGACCTCGAACTGCTCGAGGCCCGGACGTTCGACGGCCACACGCAGGTGCTGACCTATCGGCCGACCCGACACGGTTGA
- a CDS encoding histone-like nucleoid-structuring protein Lsr2, producing MAQKVHVVLVDDLDQGAADETVTFGLDGANYIIDLSSENAKTLRESLARYITAGRRQRSTTGRTPSRTVITSARPSGASDRDQNKAIRDWAVRNGHKVSSRGRISQDIVELFNAQAGH from the coding sequence GTGGCGCAGAAAGTGCACGTTGTACTGGTCGATGACCTCGACCAGGGTGCCGCCGACGAGACCGTGACCTTTGGTCTCGACGGGGCAAACTACATCATCGACCTGTCCAGCGAGAACGCGAAGACGCTCCGGGAGTCCTTGGCGAGGTACATCACGGCTGGTCGTCGACAGCGTTCCACGACTGGTCGCACTCCCTCTCGGACGGTCATCACCAGCGCTCGTCCCAGCGGCGCGAGTGACCGTGACCAGAACAAGGCTATTCGCGACTGGGCCGTGCGCAACGGCCACAAGGTCTCCAGCCGTGGACGTATCTCCCAGGATATCGTCGAGCTCTTCAACGCGCAGGCCGGCCACTGA
- a CDS encoding GNAT family N-acetyltransferase has product MLQRVAMPAGYRTRPSALTDVPAISALVVSCERDVLGWTETDAAAVAAVFARPGFDPATHTLLVYDETDALVAWAWVKQRCGVEVHPGHRGRGLGSALLSWIEAKAGADDAAQLTQTVAKGDEAAVALLRTRGFDPIVVNWRLEIAWTAEPEVPDPPVGIVVRSFRSGDGPAAHRLLEDAFGEWNQRRRSYEEWAVLTVERASFAPDASPVAFAGDQMVGAVLALEVPGSAEGFVERLAVRRDYRGRGIARLLLQDTFRGFHRNGRRSCALWTHSRTGALTLYERVGMSVARSTTVYAKSLKNS; this is encoded by the coding sequence GTGCTTCAACGCGTCGCGATGCCGGCTGGTTACCGGACCCGGCCCTCCGCCCTCACCGACGTCCCCGCGATCAGTGCGTTGGTCGTCTCCTGCGAGCGTGACGTGCTCGGGTGGACGGAAACCGACGCCGCCGCTGTCGCCGCTGTCTTCGCGCGGCCGGGGTTCGATCCCGCCACACACACCCTGTTGGTGTACGACGAGACCGACGCGCTGGTCGCCTGGGCCTGGGTGAAGCAGCGCTGCGGGGTGGAGGTGCATCCCGGTCACCGCGGCCGTGGGCTCGGCAGTGCGCTGCTGAGCTGGATCGAGGCAAAGGCTGGTGCGGATGACGCCGCGCAGCTCACGCAGACGGTGGCGAAAGGTGATGAGGCCGCAGTGGCGCTGCTGCGGACGCGCGGGTTCGATCCCATCGTCGTGAACTGGCGCCTCGAGATCGCCTGGACGGCCGAGCCGGAGGTGCCCGATCCTCCGGTGGGGATCGTGGTCCGGTCGTTCCGATCCGGTGACGGGCCGGCCGCTCACCGTCTACTGGAGGACGCGTTCGGCGAGTGGAACCAGCGGCGCAGGTCGTATGAGGAATGGGCGGTGCTCACGGTCGAAAGGGCATCCTTCGCGCCGGATGCCTCGCCCGTGGCGTTCGCCGGTGACCAGATGGTCGGCGCGGTACTTGCGCTGGAAGTGCCGGGCTCGGCCGAAGGCTTCGTCGAGCGACTCGCCGTCCGCCGCGACTATCGCGGTCGGGGCATTGCGCGTCTGCTGCTCCAGGACACCTTTCGGGGCTTCCATCGAAACGGTCGGCGCTCCTGCGCGCTGTGGACTCACTCCCGAACCGGCGCTCTGACGTTGTACGAACGCGTCGGGATGAGCGTCGCACGCAGCACCACCGTCTACGCCAAGTCCCTCAAGAATTCATGA